In one Streptomyces marincola genomic region, the following are encoded:
- a CDS encoding transcriptional regulator translates to MAGRWMRFGFYNAQGVPGRDALGHGIERMVTGIASPPDSERGVAARLRYLTASPAGYQAMERAGIHVTARTLYAWLAEERLPTPANRARLDDAYWDLRRHNVAADLKRRLMSHGGTRIEIDPVDQSRVEVRHRRDIQIRHINVRPRVWDTAVDAWLADDEQTMDAIWDDLIRGNLGSEWDAYSYVSSLGWNA, encoded by the coding sequence ATGGCCGGCCGCTGGATGCGTTTCGGCTTCTACAACGCCCAGGGCGTGCCCGGCCGCGACGCCCTGGGCCACGGCATCGAACGCATGGTGACCGGCATCGCCTCCCCGCCCGACAGCGAACGCGGCGTCGCCGCCCGCCTGCGCTACCTCACCGCCTCACCCGCCGGCTACCAGGCCATGGAACGGGCCGGGATCCACGTCACCGCCCGCACCCTGTACGCCTGGCTCGCCGAGGAACGCCTGCCCACCCCCGCCAACCGCGCCAGACTCGACGACGCCTACTGGGACCTGCGCCGCCACAACGTCGCCGCGGACCTCAAACGCCGCCTGATGTCGCACGGCGGGACCCGCATCGAGATCGACCCCGTCGACCAGTCCCGCGTCGAGGTCCGGCACCGCCGCGACATCCAGATCCGCCACATCAACGTCCGCCCCCGCGTCTGGGACACCGCGGTCGACGCCTGGCTCGCCGACGACGAACAGACCATGGACGCCATCTGGGACGACCTGATCCGCGGCAACCTCGGAAGCGAGTGGGACGCCTACTCCTACGTCTCCTCCCTCGGCTGGAACGCCTGA
- a CDS encoding glycoside hydrolase family 6 protein: MRTLIRGAVAALLALPLLLASSPSAQAAPDPRAMTSGFYVDPNSNPALWAAGNPSDGRASAIRSSIANTPMARWFGAWSGDIGSATNAYTGAAQSADKLPILVAYNIYGRDACGGHSGGGASSPAEYARWISAFAGGIGSRPAVVVLEPDALGDYSCMTPGQINERQTMLRNALAEFRSKAPNAWVYLDAGNPGWTDASTMADRLNAAGLGLARGFSLNVSNYFTTSQNAAYAGSINQVLGQRYGYSRPFVVDTSRNGNGSNGQWCNPAGRRIGTPTQQGGGGAEMLLWIKTPGESDGDCGVGSGSTAGQFLPEVAYRMIYGY; the protein is encoded by the coding sequence ATGCGCACACTCATCCGCGGAGCAGTGGCGGCGCTCCTCGCACTGCCCCTGCTCCTGGCATCCTCGCCGTCCGCACAGGCGGCACCCGACCCCCGCGCCATGACCAGCGGCTTCTACGTCGACCCGAACTCCAATCCCGCCCTCTGGGCGGCCGGCAACCCGAGTGACGGACGGGCATCCGCCATCCGCTCCTCCATCGCGAACACCCCCATGGCCCGCTGGTTCGGTGCCTGGAGCGGCGACATCGGCTCCGCCACGAACGCTTACACCGGCGCGGCGCAGTCGGCCGACAAGCTGCCGATCCTCGTCGCCTACAACATCTACGGCCGCGACGCCTGCGGTGGCCACTCAGGGGGCGGAGCCTCGTCCCCGGCCGAGTACGCGCGGTGGATCTCCGCCTTCGCCGGTGGCATCGGCAGCCGGCCGGCCGTGGTGGTTCTCGAACCCGACGCGCTCGGCGACTACAGCTGCATGACGCCGGGCCAGATCAACGAGCGCCAGACCATGCTCCGCAACGCCCTGGCGGAGTTCAGGTCCAAGGCGCCGAACGCCTGGGTCTACCTCGACGCGGGCAACCCCGGGTGGACCGACGCCTCGACCATGGCCGACCGCCTCAACGCCGCGGGACTCGGCCTCGCCAGGGGCTTCTCCCTCAACGTCTCGAACTACTTCACCACCTCGCAGAACGCGGCCTACGCCGGCAGCATCAACCAGGTGCTGGGCCAGCGTTACGGCTACAGCCGGCCGTTCGTCGTGGACACCAGCCGCAACGGCAACGGCTCCAACGGCCAGTGGTGCAACCCCGCCGGTCGCAGGATCGGGACGCCGACCCAGCAAGGGGGCGGAGGCGCCGAGATGCTCCTGTGGATCAAGACGCCGGGCGAGTCCGACGGGGACTGCGGCGTCGGCTCGGGCTCCACGGCAGGGCAGTTCCTGCCGGAGGTCGCCTACCGGATGATCTACGGCTACTGA